In Capricornis sumatraensis isolate serow.1 chromosome 6, serow.2, whole genome shotgun sequence, the genomic window attcttgcctggagaataccacagacagaggagcctgccaggctacatccatggagtcacaatggtcggacacgacttagtgactaaaccaccatataCACAAATTCCTCAAGATGCTGAGGTTCAAGCTGAGTTCATCTAGGctagtttatattttttctgcCTGACTCCTAACTCCAAAAGAAAAAGTGCTCAAGTAATTGCTGTTTCGTAAACAGTTTTTGCATTCaactaaaatttaagaaatgttaGAAAGATTTCTTATTCATTTCTGAGTAGACTTTTACCCTAATTCCTgaataccctcttccaataacataagagaagactacacatggacattaccaggtggtcaataccgaaatcagattgattatattctttgcagacaaatgtggagctctatacagtcagcaaaaacaagatcgtgagctgactgtggctcagatcatgagctccttattgccaaattcagactgaaattgaagaaagtagggaaaaccattacaTCATTCAGTTATGACTTACATCAAATGGCcgatgatcatacagtggaagtgataaatagatttaagggactagatctgatagactacctgatgaactatggacggaggttcgtgacattgtacaggagacaaagataaaagactatccccaagaaaaagaaatgtaaaaaagcaaaatggctgtctgggaaggccttacaaatagctgtgaaaagcagcaaagcgaaaaagcaaaggagaaaaggaaagatataaccatctgaatacagagttccaaagaatagcaaggagagataagaaaaccttcctcatgatcaatgcaaagaaatagaggaaaacaacagaatgggaaagactagagatctcttcaagaaaattgagataccaagggaacatttcatgcaaagatgggcttgataaaggacagaaatggtatggacctaactgaagcagaagatattaagagctggcaagaatacacagaactatacaaaaaagatcttcacgacccagataatcatgatggtgtgatcactcacctagagccagacatcctggaatgttaagtcaagtgggccttaggaagcatcactacaaagctagtagatggaggtgatggaattccagttgagctatttcaaatcctaaaagatgatgctgtgaaagtgctgcacttagtatgccagcaaatttggaaaactcagcagtggccacaggactggaaaaggtcagttttcattccaatcccaaagaaaggtaatgccaaagaaggctcaaactaccgcacaattgcactcatttcacatgctagtaaagtaatgctcaaaattctccaagccaggcttcagcaatacatgaaccgtgaacttcctgatgttcaagctggttttagaaaaggcagagtttgggaacacatgtaagaattaaagattttaaaatttaataaaaaaataaaataaaataaaataaaaaaaaagaaaaggcagaggaaccagagatcaaattgccaacatccgctggatcatcaaaaaagcaagagagttccagaaaaacatctatttctgctttattgactatgccaaagcctttgactgtgtgggtcacaatcaactgtggaaaattctgaaacagatgggaataccagaccacctgacctgcctcttgagaaacctatatgcaggtcaggaagcaacagttagaactggacatggaacaacagactggtttcaaataggaaaaggagtacgtcatggctgtatattgtcaccctgcttatttaacttatatgcagcttATTaaactacatcatgagaaactctgggttggaggaagcacaaactggaatcaagattgctgggagaaatatcaataacctcagatatgcagatgaccctaccctcgtggcagaaagtaaagaactgaagaacctcttgatgacagtgaaagaggagagtgaaaaagttggcttaaagctcagtattcagaaaactaagatcatgggatctggtcccatcacttcacggcaaatgatggggaaacagtggctgactttatttttctgggctccaaaattgctgcagacggtgatttcagtcatgaaattaaaagacgcttactccttggaaggagttatgaccaacctagacagcatattaagtagagccgttactttgccaacaaaggtctgtctagtcaaggctttggcttTCCCAGtcgtcatgcatggatgtgaaagttggactataaagaaagctgagtgccaaagaattgatgcttttgaactgtggttttggggaagactcttgagagttccttggactgcaaggacatccaaccagtccatcctaaaggagctcagtcatAGTGTTCATTGGTAAGActactgttgaagctgaaagtccaatactttggccacttgatgcaaagaactgactcactggagaagactgaaggcagaaggggccaacagagaatgagatggttggatggcatcaccgactcaacggacatgggtttgggtggactctgggagttcgtgatgaacagggaggcctggcgtgctgagattcatggagtcccaaagagtcgggcatgactgagtgactgaagtgaactgatgctgaagctccagtactttggacacctgacgcgaagaacaggctcatcggaaaagaccctgatgttgggaaagtttgagggcagaaggggctgacagaggatgagatggttggatggcatcacccactcaacggagatgaatttgagtcaactctgggagttgggatggacagggaggcctggcatgctgtggtctagtgtcacaaagagtcggacataactgagcgactcaactgaattCATGAACAGCCTTGGTGTGTTATTGATGGTTTCATATATGTAATTTGAGGTTATGTGGTGACTATTTCAATCAAAACTGTCAGCAAAAAATATACTCAAACCAGACTGTTAACCAACTAGAAAGTAACATATACCTTCTGTCATCTTGCTGCTTACTTAAGTATCACGGGTGAAGTACAATCACAAGTCAGTACCTATCCCAGAAAGGAAAGAGTCCTTAGTTGTAAACAAAATGCCACAAACTGGTTTTACTTCTAGAACAGAAATGCACCCTagggaaaaacacaaaataatgctCTTTGCTTTCATATGAATTAAAAACCAGAGTTTGTGTGTGAAAATAGTAATAAGCATTAAACAGCACTTCTGTATTGTTGTATATGCACATTTGCTTTAAAGCAGACTGGACAAACATAAGAAACTGTTTTATCAAATTTCAAATTACTTGTTAACACACTGCTTTGCCCATGGAAACCTTTCTATCTAATTTAAGGCTATATAATCTTACTGCTGATCAATCAGAAACCACACCCATCATTCCCTCCAATATTATAAGCTAAATTTATGAACAAAATTCACTGTAACTTTGCCTTCAAATGTTTAAGCAAATGAGTCAAATTAAGTCTCTGTACACAAACATTTACATGACACAGAGGAGATAAACTTTCCAAGTTATGACAGTGACCTAAAACTTATCTTTGGAACGGGGCATATGCAACAAGATGAAAGCTGCTTTGCTTCTCAATGTGTATCAATGAATTCAAACCCTGTGAATATATTACCAATTCAAAAAATACAATCATAACTAATATGCTTAATATGCTGTTATATTACTTAGTAGACTTTTGCCCACTATTAGCAAAGAATTTGATTTAATGCGACTGAAAAGAATGATTCTCATCACTTAAAACTGAAAGTTACAGATCTTTACCTTTTCATTATACAACTTAATGTAACTAATCCTGTTATCAAAAaattttctagggcttccctggtggtccagtggttaacaacccgcctgccaatgcaaaggacaaaggttcaatccccggtctgggaagaccccacatgccaaagggcaactaaacctgtgcaccacaactgctgacgCCAGGGCAACACGCactgagagcctgtgctctgcaaggagaaaagccaccgcagtgagaagctggGCACcacaagagagtagcccccaggCCAGCGCAACTAGACAAAGCCTCGAGGCAAGGAACACCTAGTGCAGCCCCCAAAtaaccaaataaagaaaattaaaaaaaaaaatttctatgtTCTAGAAATCATTACGCTAGGATATTAAAATTAGTAATAGCCTGAGAACAAACTACAGATTgcaagacacatctgataaagaactGTTATCCAAGATAcagaaagaactcttaaaaaacTCAGTAGGAAAACAAACTACTGGGCCAAAGAGCTTATTAGACACCACATCAAAGATACACAAACAGATTGCAAATTAATACTAAAGATTCATCAAGTTACCATGATGAGATTTAACCGCACGCCTATTTGAATAGCCAAAACCTGGAACACTGATATCAAATACTGGTGAAGATGTGGAATAGAAACTCTTTCAATGCTGTAAAAATGCAAAATTGTACAACCATTTTGGACAAATTTGATGATTTCTTacaaaaccaaatatatattCTTACATATTACCTACCCAAGAGTTGAAAACTTAATTCCACACAAATCTGCTAATGTTtctaacagctttattcataaccaCCCAAATTTGcaagcaaccaagatatccttcagtaGGTGTACGGAATAAACTGTGGCACATCCAGAAAATGGATTATTCAAGAGTAAAAAAAATGAACTGTCAAGCCATGAAAAGGCATGAAGAAAACTTAAGTGATTACTAACTGTAAGAAGCCAATCTGAGAAGGTTGCATATGTACTGCACAATTCCACATGtaacattttggaaaaggaaaaattatagcaGCAGTAAAAAGGTCAGTAGTTGGCAGTTGTATATGATGATGGATTTATCACTATAGATTTGTGCAAACTCACAGAAAACACCAATGGTTGACTATAATTTATGGACTTTGTTAATACAGGCTCATCAACTTTAACAAAATGTTATCACTCTAGTGGTCGACGTTGGTAATACAGCAACATATGTGGTGTGGATGAAGAGGGTGCATGGGAAATCTCTGCACTTCTTTCTCaactttgctgtgaacctaaaattaagtccttaaaaaatttaatacagAACATCAAGTGCCaggtttttttttatcattacttacagatgaagaagcctAGTTTTAGGGTCCATTATCTTAACTAGGAAGTCACTTCACCTATATTGcagttttttcctttgtaatttcaTGCTGTGGAAAAACCACTTCTGCTCAAACCATAGGCCTTAGTTTTGCACATAAAGCCCACTGAAAAAGAGCTATGATAAAGAAACTATCCCTAGGCCATATAGGTAATTCATATCACTGTCAAAACATGTCTGGGGTGGGGACGTACAAAGTCCAAGGAGAAATGTGGTATTAGCCTTGAAATGCTTTATGTCAGTGTGCATTTCAAAGTTAAAGCCCATTTATATATAATCTAGCCTGAGAAACTTTCAGGTTTGAATACAGGAGTCCTGGTACATTTGAATCTTCCTAGTTGCCTTACACACTTTGATCCCTTCTCCCCAACTGATGCTCCTGACAAATCAAGTCCTTAAGTCAGGTTATGTCCTAAATTAATATTTTGCATAAGACATGATTATGGAAACATTACCATAATCTCATGCTACTTACTTCAAAGACCATTACAgacaagtgaagcccaagaatccaTCATCTTCCCATCTGTCTTCTTTGCCCCCAATATACCCCTTGGATTTCAAAACCTGAAGATTTAAAAACTTATCAAGCAAATGTTTACATAGGTAACACTGAAGGAAAACAAAGTCTTAAACTTTGAATAAAAATTGTCTTCTAACACAACTTTTAGCTCAACTGTGATTCAGTATCCTTCATAATTTGAGACACTATGCTTATCTCATACTTCAATAGTATACATATCCCCTCACCTGAAGCAAAAGTAGCAGCAAAGAACTGTGACAGGTGGTAGCGAATCATCATGGTAAGTACtgaatatttccattttcaaCTCCATCGAGATGTAATGGTTCTGCTTTTTGGCTTCAGCTATTGCACTGGCCAAGTCAACATGGCACTGTTAGCTCTTGTTATTATCTCACATGACACCTGCAAAGACCAAGCCCACGGGACCATCTTAACATCAGAATCAAACCCCAAATAAAACTATGCCAGTTGCTGTAAACCAGTTGTAATGCCTAAAGTGCCATTTataaagcaaaaaagagaaaagggagataGGATGGAATAACTGACCTAAATTCTAACAGTTTTGATCCTAAGTGCCGATTCATAATAGTTTTTAACACTCATCTCATGGTTCTCATGTGAATGTCtaggaatggaaataaaaaaaatatagccATGCAAAGTCTATAAGCATGACTAAAGTTCAATATCAAACATTTCCTAATTATCCCCGTTTAGAATATATAACTATGGCTTAAAAACCCAATAAACAAGTGGAAAGTCTCCCTCTGTACATGGCTTTTATTATTTACATAATACAATATAGCATCAATGCTGAATAGCATGATTATGTGCAATACATAAATATGTACTATCTGTACACATCTGCAAATCTAACTTTAGAACTAAGGTAcataaaattgaaagcaaaactgAATGCCttaagaataaaagtaaaaactaagACTGAACACtgcaataaatcagaagtagtgCCTCGTGTACATACTTAAAactatttacagatgaaaacagGCATTACCACGACACTAATCTAACTATactcatttatatataaaaaacacaAGTTTCATACATCACAAAAAACCTTCCATTATAACACAGAAGTGATATTACCAGACAAGCATCAGTGAAGTATACTGCCTCTTCTAGTTGTTATTGTACAATGCTGTAGATAATGCAGCCCATGCAATAcacccaagaacactagagtccTACACCCAAGTACAATTAATATAAAGCAGCCCTCTGCAAGTGGTGCTGGATACCACTAAGAAGTCTACTGCAGCCATGTTGGTTATGATTTTCCATGCAGAAGGGTACAGTTACATTAAGAACTGAAGTCTTTAAAAAAGCTTTAAACATTCTTTCTTGAACCAAAACATTCAACAAAATATGCACATGAAAAATTAACTATTCAGATACCTTTGCAAACTTAAAATTCAGATGCATGTTACTCCATAGAGCTGCTGTGTGTGATAACCAAACgtagttttaatttcttcttgtaAATAAATTAATCCTAGTGCAGTTTTGTTCTACACATTTTTAGCAATGAGAGTAATGCAGACACTGTCTGGTGCAGGCCAGCATAGTAAGCTTCAAAGATAGCTCAAGACCCTGTTGGCTTGATGCATTTTACTCTTTAACCAGTTAAACAATGTGTACCTTTCACAGAATGTCTTGACAGTTTTTAGAACACCAATTAACCAGGCTTACATATGGCACCAAACACTGGTTTCATGGAAAGGTCTGATTCTTTTTATAgctttcctcctgcttccaaGGAACATGTGGAAATTAACAGGGTGAAGTTTAACTATGGTAGAAGTAGACTGCCAGTCCTTTTCTGGTgtaccatttctttaaaaaaatacaggcaCATAACACTAGCCAAAGATTATACCTTGATTACATTTCCAAAGGCAGATATGCTGCAAACATGCAGAAAGGTATTTCACTTATTTTGTTTGGCACGAAGGAACTAAATTTTGTCCTTATTATCTGTGTATTTCAATTTGCTGTGCAGATTTTCATCCAATTTTATTCAGGGGAGGGCATATACATTTTGTAGGGCTGTATCTATCCAATTCTGCCTGTAACAAACACCCAAACATCCTAAAATATCAATTATAAGACAGACAAGTGTAAAGTAAAACTCTGGAGAACATCAAAGGAAAATGGCCATGCATCTGCTCTTTAATGTTTTCCTAcggtatattaaaataaaaacaaattatcagTCTCTTCACAAGTAGTAATTTATATTCTCTGAATTTTTTCAGCCACAACAACTGGattctcttttctgatttttgctGCAGCTTCTGCTTTGTAATCATATGGACAGTTGTGCTTGTCAGAGTAACGGTGAAGTCCACAAAATAAATTTCCACATCGGCAGTCAAACCCTGTACATATAAAGAGAAGCAGAGTTATTTAGGAACTTAAAGCAATTAGAAGAAACAAAGCACACGTCAATATAGGAAAGGAACCAGATTTTCATGACTCTCTGTAATATTAAACCAATTGTCATTTTAAATTGTGAAAAGTGTTTTCAACCTCTTCTGACATGGTGAGAAATACAAGTAACTATCTTCCATAAACTCTGGTCGATATCAAACACAGTAGAAAAATCACaaagctctggagtcagactgaaCCGGATTTAAATTCTAGTCCTACTGTATACTGACTAATAATGTTTCTGCACGTGAAAACTAGAAGACAACCACATACAGTTCTGagatttaaacaattaaaaagtaTCCAAAACATTCTGTGTCTGACTCAAAGCAGGTGATTACTGTTTAGTTCAACTACCTCTCCCCtagaagaacaaaggaaaaagtcaaAAGAGATGAAATTTTTACTAAtcctataaaggaaaataattcagaagGCCTGAAGTCAGGAAAGGGTTTCCTAGGATTAGAGAGACCAATGGAAAGCAAACTCAACTTCTGCTCACTGTCCCCTTTCCAGTCTACTGTGGAAACTTCCTGTTCTTGAGAGTTGGGTGTTTTATGTTTAAGactaattttgaactgtggtcttggaggactcttcagagtcccttggactgcaaggagatccaactggtccattcttaagttcagccctgggatttctttggaaggaatgatgctaaagctcaaactccagtactttggccacctcatgccaagagttgactcactggaaaagactctgatgctgggagggattgggggtaggaggagaaggggacgacagaggatgagatggctggatggcatcactgactcgatggacatgagtctgagtgaactccggagttggtgatgtacagggagtcctggcatgctgtgactcatggggtcacgaagagtcagacacaactgagcgactgaactgaactgaattccataGGGAGTAACCAGGAGCTGTTGAATACCTGTAAGGCCAACTTTCTTTCTGCACATGAAACACCTGTTCTTCTTTGGTTTGGGCAACTCAGGAGCTTTTTCTTCACTTTGAGAAGTACTGGGCTGAGAAACTGAAGGACTGGGCTGAGTGACAACTGAAAAAACAAGGGTAAAAATTAGAAGTTTGTCAACTGTTTGGCTGACAATTATCTAGTAAGTCAAAAACAGTAAGACTCTTCATGAAAATGTTTAAACTGGTCTTGAAAGAAAACATATaacatgtatttaaaatagaatcttttacttttttatcaCTCCACTTAAATTCCATTAAACTCACTTTAGGACTGGGAAACAAAATCCTAATTCTAGGTTTTAAAGACCTGAGAGATGTGGTCATCTGCTTAGTTTCCACACTGCAAATACCTAAATGCAATCTTCTTAATTAGGGCAGATTCAAATTCATTACTACTCAGTAAATAAGGCTGCCAACTTCTGAGGTACTTAGCTATaaagtcattttgtttttatactgaaaagttaaaagaaaaactgtagATAAACCCAGTAAATTTTGACAAGTAAAACCCAAATCATTAACCTCTAGCTCAGACTCTAAAATTTCACAATTATTGTATCATTTTAAGAAGTCCTTTATATTGTCTTATGCAGGAAACAtggaagtctttaaaaaaaaagaaaaaaaccttcttTTGAAGATTAGCAAACACTGTCTTTAGGACAATATACCTGTGAAGCTTAAGGATTCCATAGGCAAAACAAGAATTTTTACAGCATAGCTTTAACTTACTTCGTGATACTTAATGAGAGATATGACCTACTTTTAAAAGTCCGTTTCTCCAGATAAAAGGGATCTAAGTTTTAAGTTCACTCAAGACATCAACAGAATTTGtcaatataaagataaaattgcAGATAACTGTGAGTTCATATTACCTCCaggttatttaaaacaaaatttaattctacctttataaaattaatattaatccaaatcccaagaacagaaaaTTGATGCATAAAATACTAGAATTACTGCCTAAAGAATAGGCCAGCATTAATACTATCAGCATAAATCCAAACTCTATAGCAAACCAACTGGTTTAATAACAACTTACTGAAATTCTCTCCAAATTTAGAATTCATTTACATTAGTGATATATCCAATGAAATTAACAGTATAATATTAGACCACTGGTAATATTCTAGCTATTACTTATTCCTAACAATCTACCATGGCAACCCTAATGTATTTTTGTGATGGTATAATGGAAGGACAGTCTGTGGAATAGTCTAGGGGAGGTGACAGCCATTTTCCTGGCTACACCTGAAAACTGGACAGTGGTTCTTAAAACATACACAAGACTTTGGTGGGGGTGCGAGtagttaaggaaagaaaaatgatacagaacaGTCAGAGCAGCAAAGTGCATTCAGGTGAAGAAATAATAAATGcacagaaatagtgacagatcTAATCCAAAAGAGTACTGTttcaagattttgtttttttaaaaaacagaaacagatgaaaCGGGACAACACTAATTTGGTCAGTTTTTCATCATAAGGATGGAACTTTAAAATACCAAATATGGAATCAACCACCCAACATAAAAATTTTCACCTTAGCTTTATCAATCAAGAATTATATGGTTCACATAAACTTGGCTATGTAACATTAGCAAAAGCAAGCTTCCAAAGCAGATTACATATCCAACGCTTTTTTCTCACTAAAGGTTTTAACACTGTGTCCCAGTCAACACTATACCAGGAAATAATAAATTGATCAAATCAACTGTGTGCACCACCACAGAGTATACAAATCACCGTTCCAGGGTCTagcaatgaaaagtaaaaaagtcGACCTGACAACAGAGCACAACCAGAAGTGCTTTCTTTAATGTTAAGTTCAGCATAGACTCAGTCACTATTTAATGAAAACCAAAATGCCATTCCACACTGAGTTTTAAACTCCCATAGGGATCCCACACTTCAACTTGAAAGCTTCAGTGTTCAATATGTTCTTTTGTCTGAGTATTTCCTGCAGTATTGACAATATCCAAGACTAAAGAGTTAacacttttgattattttttctccatGGCTTTGCAATTCAAATTTCTTCTGTTCATGAACAATACCTTTCTTCTTTAATGTTTAGATACTTCTAAAATGTAGTGGTAACCTACcttttaaattcattaaattcTTGACATTTCCAGCCTTCACATGATAAAGTTTGCTGATTTATAGGTGCAAAGGTAACGGGGGATGGGCAGAGAAGAGATAAAGAATCAGATAAAAAGCATACCTGGCTCTGACACCTCTGTTTTCGGGGTAGTTACTTTGTCCTCTCTTGAAATGCTCATTTCTGTCATTTGCTGAGTTACAGGCAAGGCAGCCACAGGCATATTTCTATATGAGttcaaggaaacattttttaagatGTTAAGGGTACTTCTTGGTGAGATAGTAGTTGTCAGTTCAACATATATATGTAGCATGATCCAATGGAGCTAAATACTCTAAAAAGGATGCCCAGCACAAATGTCTGAGAATAAGGAGAGCGATCTGATAAATGGCTCATCAATTCAAGCCTGCATATTTGTATAGGTTACAGTGTTCCATCAGAGCCAACTAGAAATATTAAGCTGTGCCTGTAATTTAAGGGCAAAAGAGACAACTTTGCCAGAATGCCTTATGTAGCAGCACAATAATCTGTAGGGCCTCATTCTCTATAATCTTCACACctcaattacaagaaaaagcaCAGCATTCTCAACACAGTATCCTTTAGGCTACTCAGCAGCAGTGCTTTATTATACACATCTTTACTCAATGACCCACAAGATCATATATTAAAGGACACTGGAATCCCCAATTGTGCAACACATGTAGGTATCTAATATATTAACATCCTtattataatgtaatatatatgttGTAACACaccattattatttattaacattCATAATTATGTCAGTCATCTTTATTTCCTCCATGCATTATAAATACTCAGGAATGTTTAATTGTACCTTGATTTTTCAGATGTGCTGCCAGCAGCACCTTCACAGTTGTTTAAACTAGCGTCTGCTCTTTGTACAGATGCAGAATCTGAGGTAGGACTATTGGAACCACTAGCTGTCCCTGTTTAAAAAAAGGACTGGTAAGAAATG contains:
- the ZFAND5 gene encoding AN1-type zinc finger protein 5, with translation MAQETNQTPGPMLCSTGCGFYGNPRTNGMCSVCYKEHLQRQQNSGRMSPMGTASGSNSPTSDSASVQRADASLNNCEGAAGSTSEKSRNMPVAALPVTQQMTEMSISREDKVTTPKTEVSEPVVTQPSPSVSQPSTSQSEEKAPELPKPKKNRCFMCRKKVGLTGFDCRCGNLFCGLHRYSDKHNCPYDYKAEAAAKIRKENPVVVAEKIQRI